One region of Eretmochelys imbricata isolate rEreImb1 chromosome 2, rEreImb1.hap1, whole genome shotgun sequence genomic DNA includes:
- the CYP8B1 gene encoding 7-alpha-hydroxycholest-4-en-3-one 12-alpha-hydroxylase, protein MAFWAAVLCALLASVLGGLYLLGAFRRRRPMEPPLDKGHIPWLGYALDFRKNSAEFLKKMQRRHGDIFTVLIGGYYFTFLMDPLSFGAIVKASKAKLDFETFAVELVARVFGYQQCKNDHKIIQVSSTKHLMGDGLVVMTEAMMENLQTLMFHNRNSGEERPWQQDGLFHYSYNIVFRAGYLALFGNEPGTGTESKEKTKELDLIHSEELFDEFRKYDLLFPRLAYAVLPPKDKMEAERLKRLFWKLLSVKNSREKDNISGWVSDQEQFLAELGVPEYMRDRFMFLLLWAAQGNTGPSSFWLLLYLMKHPKAMQAVREEVDKVLREAGQEVKPGSPVVNITRDMLMKTPLLDSAVDETLRLTAAPILIRAVVEDLNLKMANGREYALRKGDRVALFPYIAVQMDPEVHPEPYTFKYNRFLNLDGTKKDFYKNGKKLKYFNMPWGAGTSICPGRFFAVNEIKLFVFLMLSYYELELVNEKEEIPPIDVSRWGFGSMQPTHDVQFKYRLRI, encoded by the coding sequence ATGGCTTTCTGGGCGGCAGTTCTCTGTGCGCTGTTAGCCTCAGTTCTCGGTGGGCTCTATCTCCTGGGAGCCTTTCGAAGGAGGAGACCCATGGAGCCTCCACTGGATAAAGGCCACATTCCGTGGCTGGGGTACGCGCTGGATTTCAGAAAGAACAGCGCAGAGTTCCTGAAAAAGATGCAGAGGAGACATGGGGACATTTTCACAGTGCTGATTGGAGGCTACTACTTCACCTTCCTAATGGACCCCCTCTCTTTTGGAGCCATAGTGAAGGCGTCAAAAGCCAAACTCGACTTTGAGACGTTTGCCGTAGAACTGGTAGCCAGGGTTTTTGGGTATCAACAGTGTAAAAATGACCATAAGATTATTCAGGTGTCAAGCACAAAACACCTCATGGGAGATGGGCTAGTGGTCATGACTGAGGCCATGATGGAGAATTTGCAGACCCTCATGTTTCACAACAGGAACTCAGGAGAAGAGAGACCCTGGCAGCAGGATGGGCTTTTCCACTACAGCTACAACATTGTCTTCAGAGCTGGCTACCTGGCTTTGTTTGGAAACGAGCCAGGCACAGGGACAGAGAGTAAGGAGAAAACCAAGGAGCTTGATCTCATCCACTCCGAAGAGCTGTTTGATGAGTTCCGGAAGTACGACCTCCTCTTCCCCCGCCTGGCCTATGCTGTGCTGCCCCCTAAGGATAAAATGGAAGCGGAGAGGCTGAAGAGGCTCTTCTGGAAGCTGCTTTCTGTGAAGAACAGCCGTGAGAAGGATAACATCAGCGGGTGGGTAAGCGACCAAGAACAGTTCCTGGCAGAGCTTGGGGTGCCTGAGTATATGCGGGACCGGTTCATGTTTCTGCTTCTCTGGGCGGCCCAAGGCAACACGGGCCCGAGCTCCTTCTGGCTTCTCTTGTATCTCATGAAGCATCCCAAAGCAATGCAGGCTGTGAGGGAAGAAGTGGACAAAGTTTTAAGAGAGGCTGGCCAGGAAGTGAAGCCAGGTAGCCCTGTAGTTAACATCACCAGGGACATGTTAATGAAAACCCCTCTTCTGGACAGCGCAGTGGATGAGACCCTGCGCCTGACAGCAGCTCCCATTCTGATCAGAGCAGTGGTTGAGGACCTGAATCTCAAGATGGCCAATGGCAGGGAGTACGCCCTCCGCAAAGGGGACAGGGTAGCTCTGTTTCCCTACATCGCAGTGCAGATGGACCCCGAAGTCCATCCTGAGCCTTACACCTTCAAATACAACCGGTTCCTGAACCTAGATGGCACCAAAAAAGATTTCTACAAGAATgggaaaaagctgaaatacttTAACATGCCCTGGGGGGCAGGCACCTCAATCTGTCCTGGACGGTTCTTTGCTGTCAATGAAATAAAACTGTTTGTGTTCCTGATGTTGTCTTACTATGAGTTGGAGCTAGTTAACGAGAAAGAGGAGATCCCTCCGATAGACGTGAGCCGATGGGGATTTGGTTCTATGCAGCCCACTCACGATGTCCAGTTTAAATACCGTCTGCGTATTTaa